DNA sequence from the Nicotiana tomentosiformis chromosome 3, ASM39032v3, whole genome shotgun sequence genome:
TGACATATAAAGATTCCTTCATCTGATTGATGAATTTGAAGTCCAAGGAAGAAAGTCaattctcccatcatgctcatttaaAACTCACTTTGCATGGAATATGAGAATTCCTTTCATAGAATAGGGTTAGcattttcaaatataatatcaTCAGCATAGATTTGAAAAATGAGTTTTCCTGAAGATGACCTTTTGATGAAGAGGGTAGTATCAATCTTACCTCTTGAGAATTCATGACTGACCAAAAATGAGCTTagtctttcataccaagctctagATGCTTGTTTTAGCCCATAGAGAGCCTTAGTCAACTTAAACACATGATAAGGAAACTGTGAGCTTTCAAAATTAGGAGGTTGTTAACATAAACCTCCTCATCAATGAAGCAATTTAAAAACGTACTTTTAACATCGATTTGAAATAATTTAAAACCTTTAAAAGAAGCATATGCTAGAAAAATACGAATTGATTCTAACACTTCTACCGGAGCAAAGGTTTTATTATAGTTGACTCCTTCCTGTTGAGAGTAGCGCTGGGTGACTAGCCTTGCTTTGTTCCGAATAACTTTACCTTCTTCATTTAATTTGTTTTTGAATACCCACTTGGTTCCTATGATTGCTGCATTTGCTGGTTTGGGCACCAATGTCCAAACTTAATTTTTGTCAAACTAATCAAGTTTGCATAGCATGTATCCAACTTGAGTCTTTCAGAGCTTCATCAACTTTATTTGACTCTATTTGGGATATGAGTGCAATATTAGCGTTTTTCTTTAGAGCTCCTCTTATTTTCATTCCATTAGTTGGATTTCTAATGATAAACTTCTGAGGATATTCTAGTTCGCTTCTCCTTTCGTTTGGTACTACTTCAGTACGTTGAGCAGTCGACTCATTCTAAGGTTGATCATGCTCACTGATGTCTTCATTAGTCGACTGCGGAATTTCAGTTGTACTGTCAGCAGATTCTTTTAAAATCATTTGTTCACTTATCTTTGGCTGATTTTGACTGATCTATTCATCACTTGCAAAATCTCCTTTTTTGGCCACAGAGTTAttatcatcaaaaataatatgaaCTGATTCTTCTATGCATAAAGTACGCTTATTATAGATTCTAAAAGATCTACTATTATTCGAGTGACCGAAAAATATACCTTCATCACTTCTTGGGTCATACATACTAAGATTATCCTTACCTAATTGTGGACAAAATATTTGCTTCCAAAGGGATGAAAGTATCCAATACTAGATTTCTTATCTTTTcatagttcatatggagtcttctttAAAATTGGTCAGATTAAGCACCTATTGAGAATGTCACATGTTGTAATAACTGCTTCTTCCCAGAAGTGATCTGGTAGGGATTGTTCTAGTATCATGATTCTTTCCATATCCTACAGAGTTCTATTTTTATGTTCAATCaatccattttgttgtggtgacCTTAGTGCTGAGAAATTATGAGTGTATCCTCGATCATTTCAGAATTCCTCAAATGCtctgctttcaaattctcctccacGATCACTCTGAATAGTTGAAATAAGGTACCCCTTTTCTCTTTCTATCTTTTTGCAGAAAATCTCAAAGTTCTTTAGAATTTCATCTTTGTGAACCAGCAATATTACCCATGTAAAACGTGAGTAGTCGTCCACAATAACAAAAGGCATACATTTTTCCTCCTATACTAGCTGTTCTAGTTGGTTCAAAGAAGTCCATATGCAGTAGTTGAAGTGGCTTGTTAGTGAAACAATATCCTTGGGTTTGAAAGAATTTCTAGTTTGCTTACCAAGCTGACATGCAAcacatacatgatttctagagTAGTTTAGCTTTGGAAGACCAATGACCAAATCATATTTGGAGAGTTTTTCAATTAAATGTATGCTGGCATGACCAAGATTTTTGTGACAAAGCCAGGGATCGTCAGTAATGGATGCAAGACAGATATGACTTTCCAAATTATCAATGCAATCTAAAATGAAGACATTTCCATACCTCTTTCCTGGAAGAATGATTTTACCTGATTCATCTTCAATAGCACAACCAGCTTTCTTCAATTTCACGTCATATCCAGAATCACATAGTTGGCTTATGCTTAGCAGATTCTAATTTAGTCAGTCAACAAGATAAACTTTAGTGATTTCACAGTTGTTATTAAACAGAACAGTTCCGATACCGataatttttccttttgaatcatCACCAAACTTAACGTTTCCTCCATTAATTTTGGTAACTTCCTTGAAGAGATTTTTGTCGCCCGTCATGTGACTGGAACACGCACTATCGAGATATCATTTTCCTTTTTAACTTTTCCTATGGTGTTCGTGCAAAGAAAGATTATTACCTTCTTTTAGGTACCCAAATTTGCTTGGGTATTTATTGGTTAGTTCTACCAGGATCGGTGCTATTTTTTGATTTCCAAATCCATCCCGAGACATTTGATTTACGAAATCTAAAAAAGGAATATTTGTGTCCAGCCTATTATAGTAATGACACACAGGGGTTGATCCAGTTTTTGACCTTCCACTTATGTTAGTACTTGTGGACTCTGTTCTGGCATGTCTTTTTCCAGTTGACTTGTAAGTCACTTGGTTGGACTTGACAGAACTGTAACTGATAGACTTGCACATGCCATTAAGTTTTATTTGGAATTCTTGAACCTCATCTTGAAGTACATGTCTTTCGATCTCACATACTTCAAGTTTAAGTTCCCAGTCCTTCTTTTCCCTATTGAATCTCTTTAATTTATTTAGTAATTTTTGAGACTCTTTTAGGGTAAGATCAAGAATATCATGCAATTTGTTACATATATCACACTTATAAGGTTTTACCTCACTTGTTTCACCTTGTGCCGTGAAGCAATTTTCAGTGTCTTCTTTACGGTCGTCGTCTGGTGTATCTTCATCAGTCCAGCATCTAGAGTATTTGTTCATATCATTTTTCAAAACTGTCATGAAACATAGATTTGTTATTTCTTCATGTTCTGAACTATCTTCATCGCTCCAGCTTCCGAAACCTTTGTTTTTGTTGAACCCTCTGGAGACTCTCCTCTTAAGATCTGGGCATTCAGCTTGAACATGTCCATACCTTCCACATTCAAAGCATTTTTCGTCATTTTTGTCTTTTTCATTGTATTGCCTGGTTCGTTTAGATGACATCCTTCTCTTCTTTGTGTTTATGTGTCTTCTCATCAATCCATTCATGTTTCTTGACACCATGGCAATTTCTTCTTCAAGAGCTTCTGGATCATTATCACCATCATTTTCAGGATCTTCAGTTGTAGTTTTGAAAGCAACTTTTGCTTCTTTTCTTCTTGACGAGTTTTCTTGAGATGAGTTTTCTCAAATGGTACAAGATCTCCTCGTAGTTCATCATATGAAACCTTGTCTAGGTCTTGAGATTAGAGTGCAACTACCTTTGTCTGCCATGTAGTAGGCAAACTTTTCGGGATTTTTCGAACTTGATCACCACTTGAGTAGGGTTTACCAAAGGCTTTCAGATCACTAATGATTTTGCTGAATCTTGCAAACATCTCATCAATGGATTCTCCTTCTTTCATTTGGAAGAGTTTATAATCGTGAACCAATAGATTTATCCGAGTTTCTTTCACTTTGCTGGTTCCTTTATAGGTAACTTTAAGTTTGTCCCACATTTCCTTGGCGGTATCACAACTTGAAATTTTCTCGTACTCTTCTCCACTAATGGCATTATAAAGCAAGTTTCGTGTCTTAGCATTAACTTGAACAACAACCATTAGTTCGTCTGTGTATTCATCTATATCTTTAGGGTCAGCGGGTGGTTGAGCTGCTGCTGGTAGTGGATAATTTCCTTTTTTGATAACACGCCACACTTTGACATCATAGAACTTTGCATAAATTTCCATGCACACTTTCCAGTGAGAAAAATATTGTCCATTGAAATATGATGGCCTGACTTGCGAGGTTCCCTCTTGAAAGAGTGCTCCAATAGTTACTTGATTTGCCATGGTCTTTTCTCACAAGATGTTAAGCAAAAATAtgagacctgctctgataccaattgaaagtgtAGGGGGAGGGGGTGAATTATAATCTTTTCTTTTATGAGGTAGTCGACTAACTTGTGTTCTAGTCGACTGTACTTTTTGATATGAGATGTAAACTAAATACAGGAAAATCAACTGCAGGATGTTTTATACTGGTTCGAATTCAGAATGAATTCTACATCCAGTCCCCTTAGGTTACAATGGTGTTCTTTTACAAGTATGAAGTTGCTTAGTACATATGGGTTGGTGTTGTTATACACCAACAACTTCGTCACTTTGTTCTTTCCTCTCTTCTTGATACAATGTCTCACCAGtaatttttctctctttcttctctccctAGTT
Encoded proteins:
- the LOC138907600 gene encoding uncharacterized protein; its protein translation is MANQVTIGALFQEGTSQVRPSYFNGQYFSHWKVCMEIYAKFYDVKVWRVIKKGNYPLPAAAQPPADPKDIDEYTDELMVVVQVNAKTRNLLYNAISGEEYEKISSCDTAKEMWDKLKVTYKGTSKVKETRINLLVHDYKLFQMKEGESIDEMFARFSKIISDLKAFGKPYSSGDQVRKIPKKNSSRRKEAKVAFKTTTEDPENDGDNDPEALEEEIAMVSRNMNGLMRRHINTKKRRMSSKRTRQYNEKDKNDEKCFECGRYGHVQAECPDLKRRVSRGFNKNKGFGSWSDEDSSEHEEITNLCFMTVLKNDMNKYSRCWTDEDTPDDDRKEDTENCFTAQGETSEVKPYKCDICNKLHDILDLTLKESQKLLNKLKRFNREKKDWELKLEVCEIERHVLQDEVQEFQIKLNGMCKSISYSSVKSNQVTYKSTGKRHARTESTSTNISGRSKTGSTPNLLSISQLCDSGYDVKLKKAGCAIEDESGKIILPGKRYGNVFILDCIDNLESHICLASITDDPWLCHKNLGHASIHLIEKLSKYDLVIGLPKLNYSRNHVCVACQLALKNPFASTRKSTWSKGKPHSQSSEPVTIGSDHSEGFSYSQENLFDDARSEKALGKRPMEEEVEAFTLKKVKIDLDSALELELNYWDSPNKDKFVSFKGNSIAHGRIINLEEMEALKCKCYNNRAFISMRYVVVDDTWIKKQEIEAKVIPSSSKVKVDTSQTAVNNPELLEKIDALDDKLTTVKE